The nucleotide sequence CCGTGTTGATCTTCTTCGGTTTCAATCTCACGTTCTTCCCGCAGTTCATTCTCGGGGCCGAAGGCATGCCGCGGCGCTATCACGTCTATCCGCCGGAGTTTCAGGTCTGGAACGTGCTGTCATCCGGAGGCGCAGCGATCCTCGCCGTTGCTTATCTGATGCCGCTGCTTTACCTCGGCTATTCCGCGTTCTTCGGCGCCCGCGCATCGGCAAATCCCTGGAACGCGACTGGTCTCGAATGGCAGACGTCGTCGCCGCCGCCGGAGTTCAACTTCACGACGCAGCCCGTGGTGACGCGCGCGCCTTATCAATACAACGGGGACTTTCAGGCGGAGCCGCAAAATGCCTGAAAGCTTCGCCTTCGCGCCGCAATACGCCTCAATACCTCACCGCGATCACACCGCCGAACTCGGCATGTGGGTCTTCATCGCTACGGAAGTACTCCTGTTCGGCGGCCTGATCCTAACCTATTTCGTCTACCGGCACGCGTTCCCGGAGGACTTTGCCGAGGGCAGCCGTCGCACCGAGATCGTGATCGGAACGGCCAACACGGCCGTGCTCCTGACCTCGAGCTTCCTGGTCGCGTGGGCGGTCGAGATCTTCTCGCCTGACACCGCCAGGATCGTCACATGGCTACTCGTGGGTGCGGCCTGCCTTGGCCTGGCCTTCATCGTGCTCAAGGGGATCGAGTACAGCAAGGAGTATGATGAGCACCTCGTCCCGGGCGTCGACTTCCAGTTCGCCGGATCGCGCGCTAGTGGCGTCCAGCTCTTCTTCATCTTCTACTTCATCGCGACCGCGATCCACGCCCTGCACATGCTGATCGGGATTTGCCTGTTGATCACACTGGCGACCATCTGCCGGACGGCGCCGACGACGCGCCATCAAACGGCGTTGCGCAGCGGGGCGCTGTACTGGCACTTCGTCGACGCGATCTGGATATTCCTATTCGCGCTGATCTACCTGCCCGGGCGATCCTCCTCATGACGCAATGGCGACCACCACTTCCTCTCGTCGGTGCCTGGCTTGGCCTGCTGGCCTTGCTGGCATTAACCGTAACGCTCGCCTATGTGCCGCTCGGAACCGGCAATTCCGTCGTCGCCCTGAGCATCGGCACCATCAAAGCAGGACTCGTCGCCGCCATTTTCATGGAGCTGCGACATCGGAGCGGCCTCACGCTCATCTTCGCGGGTGCCGGGCTGTTCTGGCTCGGGATCCTTCTTTGGCTTGGCCTGATGGATTTCATGACCAGGACGTAAGGCCTAGTTGGTCCTGGCATCCAATCGCGCGCGCTCCTTCCTGACGTCGTCCTCGCTGACCGGCGGCGCCTTGCCCCAATGATTGCGGATATAGCTCGCCACTGCGGCGACTTGCTCGTCGTTCAATTGCCATCCGAAGGCTGGCATGGCCGGACCGGTCGGCTCGCGGTCGGTCGCAACGCTCAGTGCGCCCTGGAGGATCACCCGCAATACCGTCGTGGGGTCCTTCGTATTGACCGTGGCCGCCTCGGCGAGATTTGGGATGAGATTGGGAACGCCCGTCCCATCCGACTTGTGGCAGGCCGAGCAGAGATCCTGATAGATCGCGCCCCCGCCGTCAGCACCTTGGAATCAGCCGAGCTGTCGGCTGCGGGCTTTGGTCCGGAGACGTCCTTCATTAGACCGCCATCGCCTTGACGTCGTCGTCGCTCAGTTTCGACGTCGAGAGCTCGACCACCTCGCCCATCAAGCCGGCCGCGGCGGCAAAGCGGTTATGGCCGGTCTTGAGATATTGCGCGACGTCGTCGGCTGACCATTGCGCGAGCGGCCCCTGACCGCTGGTGATATCGGGCGCGACCCAGCCTTGGAGCGCATAGCCCCGCAAGGGCTTTGAGGCCTCGTCTCCGCCCAGGAGGGTCTTTGGCGTGTGACAGGCGCCGCAATGTCCGGGGCCCTGGACCATATACGCTCCGCGATTCCACTCCTTCGACTTCGATGGCTCGTTCTTGAAGGTGCCCGGCTTGAAGTAGAGCTTGTCCCAGACCGTCATTGCCGTCCTATGGTTAGGCGGGAACGGCAGTTGATCGACGGCCACCGCATTGTGGACCGGCTCGACCGTCGACAGATAGGCGCGGATGTCCTTCACGTCCTCCCGCGTCATCCTCGCGAAGTAGGGAAATGGCATCGCCGGGTACAGCCGCTTTCCGTCGCGTCGGCGCCCATCGCGCACGGCTGCGTTGAACTCCTCGTCGCTCCAGGCACCGATCCCGGTCTCACGGTCCGGCGTGATGTTGGGGGCGACCAGCACCCCGAACGGCGTTTCGATCGGCCTGCCGCCACCGAACGGGTGATCGCTGCCGGGGACGGTATGGCAGCTTCCGCAATCTGCGGCGTCGGCGAGATAGTGCCCGCGCTCGACGGCGGCGAAATCCTGCAAGCTCGCACTCGTGGCCTTGCCCGCGCCGGCGCCAAGCGCGAGTGCGGCCAATGCGAACTGTGCGGATCTACGCATTGATCAACTGCCGAGGATTCTTGAGATACTTTGAGCGGATCGCGTCGGCCGCCCAATAGGCGAGCGCAGCGACCGTTCCGGTGGGGTTGTAGCCGGCATTCTGCGGAAACGCGCTGGCGCCGAGCACGAACAGGTTCGTCACGTCCCAGCTCTGGAGGTAACGATTAAGCGCACTAGTGTTAGGATCACTGCCCATCACCGCTCCGCCGCAGAGATGCGTGGTCTGATGCTTGGTGATGTCATACGGTGCCTTGCGATCTTCCTTGTGGACCTGTTTTGCGCCCATTGCCTGAAAGATCTCGGCGAACTTGTCGGTCAGGAATTTGTTCTGCTTGATCTCGTTGTCATGGAAATCCATGGTGATCCGGACCAGCGGCCGGTTGAAGCGATCCTTGTAGGTGGGATCGAGATCGACATAGACATCACAGTAGCTGTACATGCTGCCATGGACGCCGGTGCCGGGCTTGATCGCGCTCTGATAGTTTTCCTTGACCGCCTTCTTCCATTCGCGCCCCACAACGGCGTTCCCGGCAGAAGGGTGTGGTTTCGATCGGCCGGCCATTGGTCTGC is from Bradyrhizobium sp. ISRA430 and encodes:
- a CDS encoding cytochrome c, which gives rise to MYQDLCSACHKSDGTGVPNLIPNLAEAATVNTKDPTTVLRVILQGALSVATDREPTGPAMPAFGWQLNDEQVAAVASYIRNHWGKAPPVSEDDVRKERARLDARTN
- a CDS encoding cytochrome c encodes the protein MRRSAQFALAALALGAGAGKATSASLQDFAAVERGHYLADAADCGSCHTVPGSDHPFGGGRPIETPFGVLVAPNITPDRETGIGAWSDEEFNAAVRDGRRRDGKRLYPAMPFPYFARMTREDVKDIRAYLSTVEPVHNAVAVDQLPFPPNHRTAMTVWDKLYFKPGTFKNEPSKSKEWNRGAYMVQGPGHCGACHTPKTLLGGDEASKPLRGYALQGWVAPDITSGQGPLAQWSADDVAQYLKTGHNRFAAAAGLMGEVVELSTSKLSDDDVKAMAV
- a CDS encoding cytochrome C oxidase subunit IV family protein, with product MTQWRPPLPLVGAWLGLLALLALTVTLAYVPLGTGNSVVALSIGTIKAGLVAAIFMELRHRSGLTLIFAGAGLFWLGILLWLGLMDFMTRT
- a CDS encoding cytochrome c oxidase subunit 3; this translates as MPESFAFAPQYASIPHRDHTAELGMWVFIATEVLLFGGLILTYFVYRHAFPEDFAEGSRRTEIVIGTANTAVLLTSSFLVAWAVEIFSPDTARIVTWLLVGAACLGLAFIVLKGIEYSKEYDEHLVPGVDFQFAGSRASGVQLFFIFYFIATAIHALHMLIGICLLITLATICRTAPTTRHQTALRSGALYWHFVDAIWIFLFALIYLPGRSSS
- a CDS encoding GMC oxidoreductase, which encodes MGREWKKAVKENYQSAIKPGTGVHGSMYSYCDVYVDLDPTYKDRFNRPLVRITMDFHDNEIKQNKFLTDKFAEIFQAMGAKQVHKEDRKAPYDITKHQTTHLCGGAVMGSDPNTSALNRYLQSWDVTNLFVLGASAFPQNAGYNPTGTVAALAYWAADAIRSKYLKNPRQLINA